From a region of the Tachypleus tridentatus isolate NWPU-2018 chromosome 1, ASM421037v1, whole genome shotgun sequence genome:
- the LOC143244517 gene encoding uncharacterized protein LOC143244517, which yields MRRETKTVIFLSVGLFFLVVISAEEDIRKFLEEISQKRKTFSYIKSLIDELDNKIVMLKKRTCKMNAGMTHGCDYTEFLKAQQDHEFWANRFSPGRRRRSM from the exons ATGAGAAGAGAAACCAAAACAGTAATTTTCCTGAGCGTTGGTTTATTTTTCCTTGTGGTAATATCAGCTGAAGAAGACATTAGAAA ATTTTTAGAAGAAATATCTCAGAAGAGGAAAACATTCTCCTATATAAAAAGTTTGATTGATGAATTGGACAACAAAATCGTGATGCTTAA AAAACGAACTTGTAAAATGAATGCAGGAATGACCCATGGTTGTGACTACACTGAATTTCTTAAGGCCCAGCAGGACCATGAATTTTGGGCCAACAGGTTCTCACCTGGTAGACGTCGAAGATCTATGTAA